One segment of Strix uralensis isolate ZFMK-TIS-50842 chromosome 11, bStrUra1, whole genome shotgun sequence DNA contains the following:
- the SEMA6D gene encoding semaphorin-6D isoform X5 — MAGNQQVVNQCCHQGSTHLSPAMRLPLLCASVMLMSLSQCRAVSFPEDEDPINVVDYHYSRQYPVFRGRPSGNESQHRLDFQLMLKIRDTLYIAGRDQVYTVNLNEVPKSEVTPSKKLTWRSRQQDRENCAMKGKHKDECHNFIKVFVPRNDEMVFVCGTNAFNPMCRYYRLNTLEYDGEEISGLARCPFDARQTNVALFADGKLYSATVADFLASDAVIYRSMGDGSALRTIKYDSKWIKEPHFLHAIEYGNYVYFFFREIAVEHNNLGKAVYSRVARICKNDMGGSQRVLEKHWTSFLKARLNCSVPGDSFFYFDVLQSITDIMEINGVPTVVGVFTTQLNSIPGSAVCAFSMDDIEKVFKGRFKEQKTPDSVWTAVPEDKVPKPRPGCCAKHGLAEAYKTSIDFPDETLSFIKSHPLMDSAVPSVIEEPWFTKTRVRYRLTAIAVDHAAGPYQNYTVIFVGSEAGVVLKILAKTRPFSLNDSVLLEEIEAYNHAKCNAESEEDRRVISLQLDRDHHALFVAFSSCVIRIPLSRCERHGSCKKACIASRDPYCGWLDHEACGRVTPGMLTGGYVQDVEYGNTAQLGDCHDMEFSSASITTMASIPVISPKVIGSWKPKVTGSRKFVVQDDPNTSDYSDPLSGVPKGVRWEVQSGESNQMVHMNVLITCVFAAFVLGAFIAGVAVYCYRDIFVRKSRKIHKDAESAQSCTDSSGSFAKLNGLFDSPVKEYQQNIDSPKLYTNLLTSRKELPPNGDTKSMMMDHRGQPPELAALPTPESTPVLQQKTLQAMKSQSDKAHSNLNASRKETPLKSPQFFPSSPPPHSPLSHGHIPSAIVLPNATHDYNTSFSNSNAHKADKKMQHIDHPLTKPSSKRDHRRSVDSRNTLNDFLKHLNETTGNPKAIMGDIQVAHQTLMLDPMGNMSEIPPKVPNREASLYSPPSTLPRNSPTKRVDVPTTPAVPMTSLERQRGYPKNSSQRHSISALPKNLNSPNGVLLSRQPSINRGGYMPPAAGTKMDYMQGTPVTVHLQPSLSRQSSYTSNGTLPRTGIKRTPSLKPDVPPKPSFVPQTTSVRPLNKYSY, encoded by the exons GTAGTTAACCAGTGTTGCCACCAAGGTAGTACTCATCTTTCACCAGCCATGAGGCTTCCTCTGCTTTGTGCCTCCGTGATGCTAATGAGTCTGTCCCAGTGCCGAGCTGTCAGCTTCCCTGAAGATGAGGACCCCATTAATGTTGTTGACTACCACT ATTCAAGGCAATATCCAGTATTTAGAGGACGCCCTTCAGGCAATGAATCTCAGCACAGACTGGACTTCCAACTGATGTTGAAAATTCGAGACACACTTTATATTGCTGGCAG GGACCAAGTTTATACTGTAAACTTAAATGAAGTTCCAAAATCGGAAGTTACTCCAAGCAAG AAATTAACATGGAGGTCAAGGCAGCAGGACAGAGAGAACTGTGCTATGAAGGGCAAACACAAA GATGAATGCCATAACTTCATTAAAGTCTTTGTTCCAAGAAATGATGAGATGGTGTTTGTCTGTGGAACAAATGCATTTAACCCAATGTGCAGATACTATCGG ctgAATACCTTAGAGTATGATGGGGAGGAAATTAGTGGTTTGGCAAGATGCCCGTTTGATGCCAGACAAACCAATGTCGCCCTCTTTGCTG ATGGAAAACTGTATTCAGCAACAGTAGCAGATTTCCTGGCAAGTGATGCTGTTATTTATCGCAGCATGGGGGATGGATCTGCCCTAAGAACAATAAAGTATGATTCCAAATGGATAAAAG AACCACACTTCCTCCACGCCATAGAATACGGGAACTACGTTTATTTCTTCTTCCGAGAAATTGCTGTAGAGCACAATAATTTAGGCAAG GCTGTGTATTCCCGTGTGGCACGCATATGCAAAAATGACATGGGGGGGTCCCAAAGAGTCCTGGAGAAACATTGGACATCCTTTTTGAAAGCTCGGCTCAACTGCTCAGTTCCCGGGGATTCATTCTTCTACTTTGATGTTCTGCAGTCTATCACAGACATAATGGAAATCAATGGAGTCCCCACGGTTGTCGGTGTATTCACCACACAGCTTAACAG CATCCCTGGTTCAGCAGTGTGTGCTTTCAGCATGGATGACATTGAGAAAGTTTTCAAAGGGAGATTTAAAGAACAAAAGACTCCTGACTCTGTTTGGACAGCTGTACCTGAAGACAAAGTACCAAAGCCAAG ACCTGGCTGCTGTGCAAAACATGGCCTAGCAGAGGCTTACAAAACCTCCATTGATTTCCCAGACGAAACACTCTCCTTCATCAAATCTCATCCTTTGATGGATTCAGCTGTTCCCTCAGTCATTGAGGAGCCCTGGTTTACCAAAACTCGTGTCAG ATACAGATTGACAGCAATTGCTGTAGACCACGCTGCTGGGCCCTACCAGAACTACACAGTCATATTTGTTGGCTCCGAAGCAGGAGTAGTACTTAAAATCTTGGCAAAGACCAGGCCTTTTTCTTTGAATGACAGCGTATTACTGGAAGAGATTGAAGCATATAATCATGCAAA GTGTAATGCTGAGAGCGAGGAGGACAGAAGAGTCATTTCCCTTCAGCTGGATAGAGACCACCATGCTCTGTTCGTGGCATTCTCCAGCTGCGTCATTAGAATTCCTCTGAGTCGGTGTGAGCGTCATGGTTCATGTAAAAA GGCATGTATTGCTTCACGGGACCCATACTGTGGCTGGTTAGACCACGAGGCATGTGGAAGAGTGACACCCGGCATGCT CACGGGAGGATATGTACAAGATGTCGAATACGGCAACACAGCGCAGCTTGGGGACTGCCATG ACATGGAGTTCTCCTCAGCTTCCATTACCACAATGGCAAGTATCCCAGTTATATCACCTAAAGTGATTGGTTCCTGGAAACCTAAAGTGACTGGCTCTCGGAAATTTGTAGTTCAAGATGATCCAAACACTTCTGATTATTCTGATCCATTATCAGGTGTCCCAAAGG GTGTAAGGTGGGAAGTACAATCAGGAGAGTCCAACCAAATGGTACATATGAATGTCCTAATCActtgtgtctttgctgctttTGTCCTGGGAGCCTTTATTGCGGGAGTGGCCGTTTACTGTTACCGGGATATATTTGTACGGAAATCCAGGAAAATACACAAAGATGCAGAATCAGCTCAGTCCTGTACTGACTCCAGTGGGAGCTTTGCTAAACTGAATGGGCTGTTTGATAGTCCCGTCAAGGAATATCAGCAAAACATTGATTCACCCAAACTTTACACAAACCTGTTGACTAGCAGAAAGGAGTTGCCACCAAATGGTGATACGAAGTCCATGATGATGGACCACAGGGGCCAGCCTCCAGAATTAGCTGCACTTCCAACTCCTGAATCTACACCAGTTCTTCAACAAAAGACTCTGCAGGCTATGAAAAGTCAGTCGGACAAAGCGCATAGTAACCTCAATGCTTCACGAAAGGAAACCCCCCTAAAAAGCCCTCAGttttttccttccagtcctcCACCCCACTCTCCTCTAAGTCACGGGCATATTCCTAGTGCTATCGTTCTTCCCAACGCGACCCATGATTACAATACATCTTTCTCAAATTCTAATGCGCACAAGGCAGACAAAAAGATGCAACATATCGATCATCCACTTACAAAACCATCCAGCAAAAGAGACCACAGGAGATCTGTTGATTCCAGGAACACCCTGAATGATTTTCTGAAACACTTAAATGAAACTACTGGTAATCCCAAAGCAATTATGGGAGATATTCAAGTGGCCCACCAGACTTTAATGCTGGATCCAATGGGAAATATGTCCGAGATCCCACCTAAGGTTCCCAACAGGGAGGCATCTTTATACTCTCCCCCATCAACTCTTCCAAGAAACAGCCCCACAAAACGAGTGGACGTTCCCACCACCCCTGCAGTACCAATGACCTCTTTGGAAAGGCAGAGAGGTTATCCCAAAAATTCTTCACAAAGGCATTCAATATCTGCCCTTCCTAAAAACTTAAACTCACCAAATGGTGTTTTGTTATCCAGACAGCCTAGTATTAATCGGGGGGGGTACATGCCTCCCGCGGCAGGCACAAAGATGGACTACATGCAAGGGACGCCTGTCACCGTTCACCTCCAGCCTTCCTTGTCCAGGCAAAGCAGTTACACGAGCAACGGCACCCTTCCTCGTACAGGAATAAAGAGGACACCCTCCTTAAAACCCGACGTGCCACCAAAACCCTCATTTGTTCCTCAGACAACTTCAGTCAGACCACTGAACAAATACAGTTACTAG
- the SEMA6D gene encoding semaphorin-6D isoform X4, translating to MRLPLLCASVMLMSLSQCRAVSFPEDEDPINVVDYHYSRQYPVFRGRPSGNESQHRLDFQLMLKIRDTLYIAGRDQVYTVNLNEVPKSEVTPSKKLTWRSRQQDRENCAMKGKHKDECHNFIKVFVPRNDEMVFVCGTNAFNPMCRYYRLNTLEYDGEEISGLARCPFDARQTNVALFADGKLYSATVADFLASDAVIYRSMGDGSALRTIKYDSKWIKEPHFLHAIEYGNYVYFFFREIAVEHNNLGKAVYSRVARICKNDMGGSQRVLEKHWTSFLKARLNCSVPGDSFFYFDVLQSITDIMEINGVPTVVGVFTTQLNSIPGSAVCAFSMDDIEKVFKGRFKEQKTPDSVWTAVPEDKVPKPRPGCCAKHGLAEAYKTSIDFPDETLSFIKSHPLMDSAVPSVIEEPWFTKTRVRYRLTAIAVDHAAGPYQNYTVIFVGSEAGVVLKILAKTRPFSLNDSVLLEEIEAYNHAKCNAESEEDRRVISLQLDRDHHALFVAFSSCVIRIPLSRCERHGSCKKACIASRDPYCGWLDHEACGRVTPGMLFSLFVSYNHSTGGYVQDVEYGNTAQLGDCHEILPTTATPDYKIFGDPTSDMEFSSASITTMASIPVISPKVIGSWKPKVTGSRKFVVQDDPNTSDYSDPLSGVPKGVRWEVQSGESNQMVHMNVLITCVFAAFVLGAFIAGVAVYCYRDIFVRKSRKIHKDAESAQSCTDSSGSFAKLNGLFDSPVKEYQQNIDSPKLYTNLLTSRKELPPNGDTKSMMMDHRGQPPELAALPTPESTPVLQQKTLQAMKSQSDKAHSNLNASRKETPLKSPQFFPSSPPPHSPLSHGHIPSAIVLPNATHDYNTSFSNSNAHKADKKMQHIDHPLTKPSSKRDHRRSVDSRNTLNDFLKHLNETTGNPKAIMGDIQVAHQTLMLDPMGNMSEIPPKVPNREASLYSPPSTLPRNSPTKRVDVPTTPAVPMTSLERQRGYPKNSSQRHSISALPKNLNSPNGVLLSRQPSINRGGYMPPAAGTKMDYMQGTPVTVHLQPSLSRQSSYTSNGTLPRTGIKRTPSLKPDVPPKPSFVPQTTSVRPLNKYSY from the exons ATGAGGCTTCCTCTGCTTTGTGCCTCCGTGATGCTAATGAGTCTGTCCCAGTGCCGAGCTGTCAGCTTCCCTGAAGATGAGGACCCCATTAATGTTGTTGACTACCACT ATTCAAGGCAATATCCAGTATTTAGAGGACGCCCTTCAGGCAATGAATCTCAGCACAGACTGGACTTCCAACTGATGTTGAAAATTCGAGACACACTTTATATTGCTGGCAG GGACCAAGTTTATACTGTAAACTTAAATGAAGTTCCAAAATCGGAAGTTACTCCAAGCAAG AAATTAACATGGAGGTCAAGGCAGCAGGACAGAGAGAACTGTGCTATGAAGGGCAAACACAAA GATGAATGCCATAACTTCATTAAAGTCTTTGTTCCAAGAAATGATGAGATGGTGTTTGTCTGTGGAACAAATGCATTTAACCCAATGTGCAGATACTATCGG ctgAATACCTTAGAGTATGATGGGGAGGAAATTAGTGGTTTGGCAAGATGCCCGTTTGATGCCAGACAAACCAATGTCGCCCTCTTTGCTG ATGGAAAACTGTATTCAGCAACAGTAGCAGATTTCCTGGCAAGTGATGCTGTTATTTATCGCAGCATGGGGGATGGATCTGCCCTAAGAACAATAAAGTATGATTCCAAATGGATAAAAG AACCACACTTCCTCCACGCCATAGAATACGGGAACTACGTTTATTTCTTCTTCCGAGAAATTGCTGTAGAGCACAATAATTTAGGCAAG GCTGTGTATTCCCGTGTGGCACGCATATGCAAAAATGACATGGGGGGGTCCCAAAGAGTCCTGGAGAAACATTGGACATCCTTTTTGAAAGCTCGGCTCAACTGCTCAGTTCCCGGGGATTCATTCTTCTACTTTGATGTTCTGCAGTCTATCACAGACATAATGGAAATCAATGGAGTCCCCACGGTTGTCGGTGTATTCACCACACAGCTTAACAG CATCCCTGGTTCAGCAGTGTGTGCTTTCAGCATGGATGACATTGAGAAAGTTTTCAAAGGGAGATTTAAAGAACAAAAGACTCCTGACTCTGTTTGGACAGCTGTACCTGAAGACAAAGTACCAAAGCCAAG ACCTGGCTGCTGTGCAAAACATGGCCTAGCAGAGGCTTACAAAACCTCCATTGATTTCCCAGACGAAACACTCTCCTTCATCAAATCTCATCCTTTGATGGATTCAGCTGTTCCCTCAGTCATTGAGGAGCCCTGGTTTACCAAAACTCGTGTCAG ATACAGATTGACAGCAATTGCTGTAGACCACGCTGCTGGGCCCTACCAGAACTACACAGTCATATTTGTTGGCTCCGAAGCAGGAGTAGTACTTAAAATCTTGGCAAAGACCAGGCCTTTTTCTTTGAATGACAGCGTATTACTGGAAGAGATTGAAGCATATAATCATGCAAA GTGTAATGCTGAGAGCGAGGAGGACAGAAGAGTCATTTCCCTTCAGCTGGATAGAGACCACCATGCTCTGTTCGTGGCATTCTCCAGCTGCGTCATTAGAATTCCTCTGAGTCGGTGTGAGCGTCATGGTTCATGTAAAAA GGCATGTATTGCTTCACGGGACCCATACTGTGGCTGGTTAGACCACGAGGCATGTGGAAGAGTGACACCCGGCATGCT GTTCTCTTTGTTTGTTTCATACAACCACAGCACGGGAGGATATGTACAAGATGTCGAATACGGCAACACAGCGCAGCTTGGGGACTGCCATG AAATTTTGCCTACTACAGCTACACCAGATTACAAAATATTTGGCGACCCAACATCTg ACATGGAGTTCTCCTCAGCTTCCATTACCACAATGGCAAGTATCCCAGTTATATCACCTAAAGTGATTGGTTCCTGGAAACCTAAAGTGACTGGCTCTCGGAAATTTGTAGTTCAAGATGATCCAAACACTTCTGATTATTCTGATCCATTATCAGGTGTCCCAAAGG GTGTAAGGTGGGAAGTACAATCAGGAGAGTCCAACCAAATGGTACATATGAATGTCCTAATCActtgtgtctttgctgctttTGTCCTGGGAGCCTTTATTGCGGGAGTGGCCGTTTACTGTTACCGGGATATATTTGTACGGAAATCCAGGAAAATACACAAAGATGCAGAATCAGCTCAGTCCTGTACTGACTCCAGTGGGAGCTTTGCTAAACTGAATGGGCTGTTTGATAGTCCCGTCAAGGAATATCAGCAAAACATTGATTCACCCAAACTTTACACAAACCTGTTGACTAGCAGAAAGGAGTTGCCACCAAATGGTGATACGAAGTCCATGATGATGGACCACAGGGGCCAGCCTCCAGAATTAGCTGCACTTCCAACTCCTGAATCTACACCAGTTCTTCAACAAAAGACTCTGCAGGCTATGAAAAGTCAGTCGGACAAAGCGCATAGTAACCTCAATGCTTCACGAAAGGAAACCCCCCTAAAAAGCCCTCAGttttttccttccagtcctcCACCCCACTCTCCTCTAAGTCACGGGCATATTCCTAGTGCTATCGTTCTTCCCAACGCGACCCATGATTACAATACATCTTTCTCAAATTCTAATGCGCACAAGGCAGACAAAAAGATGCAACATATCGATCATCCACTTACAAAACCATCCAGCAAAAGAGACCACAGGAGATCTGTTGATTCCAGGAACACCCTGAATGATTTTCTGAAACACTTAAATGAAACTACTGGTAATCCCAAAGCAATTATGGGAGATATTCAAGTGGCCCACCAGACTTTAATGCTGGATCCAATGGGAAATATGTCCGAGATCCCACCTAAGGTTCCCAACAGGGAGGCATCTTTATACTCTCCCCCATCAACTCTTCCAAGAAACAGCCCCACAAAACGAGTGGACGTTCCCACCACCCCTGCAGTACCAATGACCTCTTTGGAAAGGCAGAGAGGTTATCCCAAAAATTCTTCACAAAGGCATTCAATATCTGCCCTTCCTAAAAACTTAAACTCACCAAATGGTGTTTTGTTATCCAGACAGCCTAGTATTAATCGGGGGGGGTACATGCCTCCCGCGGCAGGCACAAAGATGGACTACATGCAAGGGACGCCTGTCACCGTTCACCTCCAGCCTTCCTTGTCCAGGCAAAGCAGTTACACGAGCAACGGCACCCTTCCTCGTACAGGAATAAAGAGGACACCCTCCTTAAAACCCGACGTGCCACCAAAACCCTCATTTGTTCCTCAGACAACTTCAGTCAGACCACTGAACAAATACAGTTACTAG
- the SEMA6D gene encoding semaphorin-6D isoform X2: protein MAGNQQVVNQCCHQGSTHLSPAMRLPLLCASVMLMSLSQCRAVSFPEDEDPINVVDYHYSRQYPVFRGRPSGNESQHRLDFQLMLKIRDTLYIAGRDQVYTVNLNEVPKSEVTPSKKLTWRSRQQDRENCAMKGKHKDECHNFIKVFVPRNDEMVFVCGTNAFNPMCRYYRLNTLEYDGEEISGLARCPFDARQTNVALFADGKLYSATVADFLASDAVIYRSMGDGSALRTIKYDSKWIKEPHFLHAIEYGNYVYFFFREIAVEHNNLGKAVYSRVARICKNDMGGSQRVLEKHWTSFLKARLNCSVPGDSFFYFDVLQSITDIMEINGVPTVVGVFTTQLNSIPGSAVCAFSMDDIEKVFKGRFKEQKTPDSVWTAVPEDKVPKPRPGCCAKHGLAEAYKTSIDFPDETLSFIKSHPLMDSAVPSVIEEPWFTKTRVRYRLTAIAVDHAAGPYQNYTVIFVGSEAGVVLKILAKTRPFSLNDSVLLEEIEAYNHAKCNAESEEDRRVISLQLDRDHHALFVAFSSCVIRIPLSRCERHGSCKKACIASRDPYCGWLDHEACGRVTPGMLTGGYVQDVEYGNTAQLGDCHEILPTTATPDYKIFGDPTSDMEFSSASITTMASIPVISPKVIGSWKPKVTGSRKFVVQDDPNTSDYSDPLSGVPKGVRWEVQSGESNQMVHMNVLITCVFAAFVLGAFIAGVAVYCYRDIFVRKSRKIHKDAESAQSCTDSSGSFAKLNGLFDSPVKEYQQNIDSPKLYTNLLTSRKELPPNGDTKSMMMDHRGQPPELAALPTPESTPVLQQKTLQAMKSQSDKAHSNLNASRKETPLKSPQFFPSSPPPHSPLSHGHIPSAIVLPNATHDYNTSFSNSNAHKADKKMQHIDHPLTKPSSKRDHRRSVDSRNTLNDFLKHLNETTGNPKAIMGDIQVAHQTLMLDPMGNMSEIPPKVPNREASLYSPPSTLPRNSPTKRVDVPTTPAVPMTSLERQRGYPKNSSQRHSISALPKNLNSPNGVLLSRQPSINRGGYMPPAAGTKMDYMQGTPVTVHLQPSLSRQSSYTSNGTLPRTGIKRTPSLKPDVPPKPSFVPQTTSVRPLNKYSY from the exons GTAGTTAACCAGTGTTGCCACCAAGGTAGTACTCATCTTTCACCAGCCATGAGGCTTCCTCTGCTTTGTGCCTCCGTGATGCTAATGAGTCTGTCCCAGTGCCGAGCTGTCAGCTTCCCTGAAGATGAGGACCCCATTAATGTTGTTGACTACCACT ATTCAAGGCAATATCCAGTATTTAGAGGACGCCCTTCAGGCAATGAATCTCAGCACAGACTGGACTTCCAACTGATGTTGAAAATTCGAGACACACTTTATATTGCTGGCAG GGACCAAGTTTATACTGTAAACTTAAATGAAGTTCCAAAATCGGAAGTTACTCCAAGCAAG AAATTAACATGGAGGTCAAGGCAGCAGGACAGAGAGAACTGTGCTATGAAGGGCAAACACAAA GATGAATGCCATAACTTCATTAAAGTCTTTGTTCCAAGAAATGATGAGATGGTGTTTGTCTGTGGAACAAATGCATTTAACCCAATGTGCAGATACTATCGG ctgAATACCTTAGAGTATGATGGGGAGGAAATTAGTGGTTTGGCAAGATGCCCGTTTGATGCCAGACAAACCAATGTCGCCCTCTTTGCTG ATGGAAAACTGTATTCAGCAACAGTAGCAGATTTCCTGGCAAGTGATGCTGTTATTTATCGCAGCATGGGGGATGGATCTGCCCTAAGAACAATAAAGTATGATTCCAAATGGATAAAAG AACCACACTTCCTCCACGCCATAGAATACGGGAACTACGTTTATTTCTTCTTCCGAGAAATTGCTGTAGAGCACAATAATTTAGGCAAG GCTGTGTATTCCCGTGTGGCACGCATATGCAAAAATGACATGGGGGGGTCCCAAAGAGTCCTGGAGAAACATTGGACATCCTTTTTGAAAGCTCGGCTCAACTGCTCAGTTCCCGGGGATTCATTCTTCTACTTTGATGTTCTGCAGTCTATCACAGACATAATGGAAATCAATGGAGTCCCCACGGTTGTCGGTGTATTCACCACACAGCTTAACAG CATCCCTGGTTCAGCAGTGTGTGCTTTCAGCATGGATGACATTGAGAAAGTTTTCAAAGGGAGATTTAAAGAACAAAAGACTCCTGACTCTGTTTGGACAGCTGTACCTGAAGACAAAGTACCAAAGCCAAG ACCTGGCTGCTGTGCAAAACATGGCCTAGCAGAGGCTTACAAAACCTCCATTGATTTCCCAGACGAAACACTCTCCTTCATCAAATCTCATCCTTTGATGGATTCAGCTGTTCCCTCAGTCATTGAGGAGCCCTGGTTTACCAAAACTCGTGTCAG ATACAGATTGACAGCAATTGCTGTAGACCACGCTGCTGGGCCCTACCAGAACTACACAGTCATATTTGTTGGCTCCGAAGCAGGAGTAGTACTTAAAATCTTGGCAAAGACCAGGCCTTTTTCTTTGAATGACAGCGTATTACTGGAAGAGATTGAAGCATATAATCATGCAAA GTGTAATGCTGAGAGCGAGGAGGACAGAAGAGTCATTTCCCTTCAGCTGGATAGAGACCACCATGCTCTGTTCGTGGCATTCTCCAGCTGCGTCATTAGAATTCCTCTGAGTCGGTGTGAGCGTCATGGTTCATGTAAAAA GGCATGTATTGCTTCACGGGACCCATACTGTGGCTGGTTAGACCACGAGGCATGTGGAAGAGTGACACCCGGCATGCT CACGGGAGGATATGTACAAGATGTCGAATACGGCAACACAGCGCAGCTTGGGGACTGCCATG AAATTTTGCCTACTACAGCTACACCAGATTACAAAATATTTGGCGACCCAACATCTg ACATGGAGTTCTCCTCAGCTTCCATTACCACAATGGCAAGTATCCCAGTTATATCACCTAAAGTGATTGGTTCCTGGAAACCTAAAGTGACTGGCTCTCGGAAATTTGTAGTTCAAGATGATCCAAACACTTCTGATTATTCTGATCCATTATCAGGTGTCCCAAAGG GTGTAAGGTGGGAAGTACAATCAGGAGAGTCCAACCAAATGGTACATATGAATGTCCTAATCActtgtgtctttgctgctttTGTCCTGGGAGCCTTTATTGCGGGAGTGGCCGTTTACTGTTACCGGGATATATTTGTACGGAAATCCAGGAAAATACACAAAGATGCAGAATCAGCTCAGTCCTGTACTGACTCCAGTGGGAGCTTTGCTAAACTGAATGGGCTGTTTGATAGTCCCGTCAAGGAATATCAGCAAAACATTGATTCACCCAAACTTTACACAAACCTGTTGACTAGCAGAAAGGAGTTGCCACCAAATGGTGATACGAAGTCCATGATGATGGACCACAGGGGCCAGCCTCCAGAATTAGCTGCACTTCCAACTCCTGAATCTACACCAGTTCTTCAACAAAAGACTCTGCAGGCTATGAAAAGTCAGTCGGACAAAGCGCATAGTAACCTCAATGCTTCACGAAAGGAAACCCCCCTAAAAAGCCCTCAGttttttccttccagtcctcCACCCCACTCTCCTCTAAGTCACGGGCATATTCCTAGTGCTATCGTTCTTCCCAACGCGACCCATGATTACAATACATCTTTCTCAAATTCTAATGCGCACAAGGCAGACAAAAAGATGCAACATATCGATCATCCACTTACAAAACCATCCAGCAAAAGAGACCACAGGAGATCTGTTGATTCCAGGAACACCCTGAATGATTTTCTGAAACACTTAAATGAAACTACTGGTAATCCCAAAGCAATTATGGGAGATATTCAAGTGGCCCACCAGACTTTAATGCTGGATCCAATGGGAAATATGTCCGAGATCCCACCTAAGGTTCCCAACAGGGAGGCATCTTTATACTCTCCCCCATCAACTCTTCCAAGAAACAGCCCCACAAAACGAGTGGACGTTCCCACCACCCCTGCAGTACCAATGACCTCTTTGGAAAGGCAGAGAGGTTATCCCAAAAATTCTTCACAAAGGCATTCAATATCTGCCCTTCCTAAAAACTTAAACTCACCAAATGGTGTTTTGTTATCCAGACAGCCTAGTATTAATCGGGGGGGGTACATGCCTCCCGCGGCAGGCACAAAGATGGACTACATGCAAGGGACGCCTGTCACCGTTCACCTCCAGCCTTCCTTGTCCAGGCAAAGCAGTTACACGAGCAACGGCACCCTTCCTCGTACAGGAATAAAGAGGACACCCTCCTTAAAACCCGACGTGCCACCAAAACCCTCATTTGTTCCTCAGACAACTTCAGTCAGACCACTGAACAAATACAGTTACTAG